In Stigmatopora nigra isolate UIUO_SnigA chromosome 2, RoL_Snig_1.1, whole genome shotgun sequence, a single window of DNA contains:
- the LOC144189691 gene encoding N-lysine methyltransferase SMYD2-B-like: MTIDGLQKFESPDKGRGLRVNRAFHIGELLFSCPPYSYVLAADQKGDHCEFCFDRKESLARCGKCKKAFYCNAKCQKGDWAAHKLECSATLVFREKWRPSETTRLVARILSKKKTQTERCKSERILSISEMQSHVDDMDEGQREKSGVHAAALHRFYSKTLDFPDAKELLSLFSQVSCNGFTVEDEELSHVGTAIYPDVALINHSCLPNATVTFEGIKAEIRAVKEMKPGDEVLISYIDLLYPTDDRNERLRDFYYFTCRCGECQTRSQDEAKLQVRHGGGEANATLRDARKTIADFRELKLVQTPGELLESCERSLQRMRRTLHERNVFVLHMTYQAMGVCVYQGKLEDAVRYGEKLIQPFSQLYPPFSLNVSSLYLKLGRLYLALDRRPAGIDALKKAMSIMEVVHGKDHRYVKELSKHVVRAMNATPTYNFTSP; this comes from the exons ATGACTATCGATGGTCTGCAAAAATTCGAGAGCCCCGACAAGGGTCGAGGCCTCCGGGTAAATAGAGCCTTCCACATCGGGGAATTGCTCTTTTCGTGTCCGCCTTACAGCTACGTACTCGCCGCCGACCAGAAGGGGGACCACTGCGAATTCTGCTTTGACAG GAAGGAGAGTCTGGCGAGATGTGGGAAGTGCAAGAAAGCTTTTTATTGCAACGCCAAATGTCAG AAGGGCGACTGGGCAGCTCACAAACTGGAATGCTCGGCCACGCTGGTTTTCCGGGAGAAATGGCGTCCATCAGAAACCACTCGACTGGTAGCCCGAATCCTGtccaaaaag AAAACCCAGACAGAAAGATGCAAGTCGGAGAGGATTTTATCCATCAGCGAGATGCAGTCAC ACGTGGACGACATGGACGAGGGGCAACGAGAAAAAAGCGGGGTGCACGCTGCCGCCTTGCATCGATTTTACTCTAAGACTCTGGACTTTCCCGACGCCAAAGAACTGCTTTCGCTATTCTCGCAG GTGTCCTGCAACGGCTTCACGGTGGAGGACGAGGAACTGTCCCACGTGGGGACAGCCATTTACCCGGA CGTGGCCTTAATCAACCATAGCTGCCTACCCAACGCTACAGTGACATTTGAGGGGATTAAAGCAGAAATCCGAGCTGTCAAGGAAATGAAACCTGGAGATGAG GTTTTGATCAGCTACATCGACCTTTTGTACCCCACGGACGACCGTAATGAGCGGCTAAGGGACTTCTACTACTTCACTTGCCGTTGTGGCGAGTGTCAAACCAGATCACAA GACGAGGCCAAGCTACAAGTTCGCCATGGCGGGGGAGAGGCCAACGCCACGTTGAGGGACGCCCGCAAAACCATCGCCGACTTCCGAGAACTCAAACTAGTTCAAA CCCCAGGCGAGCTCCTGGAGTCGTGCGAGCGTAGCCTGCAGCGGATGCGGCGAACGCTACACGAGCGTAATGTCTTTGTGCTGCACATGACGTACCAGGCCATGGGGGTCTGCGTCTATCAGGGAAAACTGGAGGACGCCGTGCGCTATGGCGAGAAGCTGATCCAGCCTTTCAG CCAGTTGTACCCCCCCTTCTCCCTCAACGTGTCGTCTTTGTACCTCAAGTTGGGTCGACTCTACTTGGCCTTGGACAGACGCCCGGCGGGCATCGACGCCCTCAAGAAG gCCATGAGCATCATGGAAGTGGTCCACGGGAAAGATCACCGCTACGTCAAGGAGCTGAGCAAACATGTGGTGCGAGCCATGAACGCCACGCCCACTTACAACTTCACGTCACCATGA